The genome window GGCGGCCTGGTCAATTACAGGAAGGAGACGGGGATAACCGTCTGTGGGTTCATGCCCATCGGGGTACTTTTAGACCTCCTGCCCGATGACGCCCAGGGAACCGTATTGAAATACGACACGTCCGGCAGGATGGAAGGTGATTTCAACCACTCGGTCAGCTACGTCTCCATAGTATTCACCGTCCCGACGGGGGAAAAGACTGGCAAGGCGCCGGAACTCCCCGCTCAAAACGCGCGTGTTGTGCTCGCAGCCTACTCTCCTGAAGGGGACAAGGGTGCGGCGGGGGCAATGGCGGTCCCGGCGGGTGAGCACTCACAGACGTCAGACTTCATCACTGAAGAAGAGTGCGAAACACTTTTGAACATTGCCAGAAGCACCCTGGAAACATATACACGCCAACAGGTACTCCCGGATATCCCGGAAGAATTTCTGACACCAAGACTTAAAGAAAAGAGCGGCGTGTTCGTCACCCTTAAGAAAAACGGGCAACTGAGGGGCTGCATAGGCCACATACAACCGCGCATGCCCCTTTGGCGGGCGGTGATGATGAACACGGCTAACTCCGCCTTTAAAGATTCACGCTTCAGAAGGGTGAGCGAGGAAGAACTTAAAGACATAGACATAGAAATATCTGTGCTCAGTCCAAACAGGAGGATTAACAGTCCTGGAGAATTTCATGTGGGAGAAGAAGGAATAATAATAAGCCTGGGGAGACGCCAGGCGGTCTTTCTTCCACAGGTAGCCACGGAGCAGGGCTGGGACAGGAATCAGACGTTCTACAATCTGTGCAACAAAGCCGGTCTGCCGTGGAACGCATGGTGGGATGAAAACATGGAATTCTACGTCTTCACGACCAAGATATTTCACGAAGTACGACACTAAGCCCCTGGGGCAGCAAACAGTATCTTTATCAGCAATGAATGATGTAGCATCAGAAGAAGAAGAGATTCAAAAGGAAGCCCGGGTACACGAGAAACTTCTGGGCATAGCCCGCCAAAGCATCGAGGCCGCAGTAAAGGGTGAACCAACACCTGAATTTACGGTTAACGAGCCGGAACTTCACCATCATCATGGCGCATTTGTTACCGTAAGACAACGCGGGGAACTCCGCGGCTGTCTGGGCCAGTTTGTCTCAGACATTCCTCTCCATAAACTCGTGAAAGAGATGGCCGTCGCCGCAATTACCGAAGACCCCCGATTCAAGGACGAACGCATAGGGGAAAAAGACCTTGGTAAAATAGACATTGAGGTCTCGGTAATATCTCCCCTTAAAAGGGTCTCCGACCCTACGGACTTTCAACTTGGCAGGCACGGGCTGTACATAAAGAGGGGCGATAATATTGGCTGCCTCCTCCCCCAGGTCGCTACCGAAAGGGGCTGGTCAAAGGAGGAGTTCCTGTCCTACTGTTGTCTGGGCAAGGCGGGGCTTGGCCCCGACGCCTGGAAAGAAACCGGCACGGAGGTCTATGTTTTTACGGCAGGTATTATAAATGAACACAGTTAGTATTCTACCGGCAGATTACGGAGTGTTGTAGTCTAATCTATTGCCAAAGCGATGTTTCTTGTTATAATTTTCAATAATATGGAGTGATCTGTTACCCGGGGGCCGGCCAGCCTGTGCTCATTCCGCATCTCGCCCAAACCCGGTGCCGCAATCATAGCGGTACAGCACAACGTTTCGTACATATAATATCTTGGTATTTAAGGAGTTACGATCTAGATGGGTAAGCCGCTTCGAGTGTTAATTGTCGAGGATTCGGAAGACGACTTCGAGTTGATGGTGCGTGAACTAAAGTGCGGCGACTATGACCCGACCTATGAACGTGTCGAAACACCTGAGGCCTTGAACGCCGCACTCGACAGTCAGACATGGGATATTGTCATCGCCGATTACAACCTGCCGCATTTTAACGCGCTTGACGCGCTGGCACTATTACAAGAAAAGGAAATCGACGTCCCGTTCATCGTCATATCAGGTACTGTTGGTGAAGACACAGCGGTGGAGATCATAAAGGCGGGTGCGACCGACTATCTGATGAAGGACAGGATGACACGTTTTGTCCACTCCATAGAGCGTGGCTTGCGCGAGGTGGAGGAACGGCGGCAGCGCAAGCAGGCGGAAGAAGAGTTAAAGATACTCAACGAGTCCCTGGAACAGCGTGTGGCCGAGCAGACGGCTGAACTGGCCAAAAGTGAGGAGATATTCCGGAGCATAAGCTCCTCGGCACAAGATGCCATTATTATGGCAGACAATGAAGGAAGGATTTCATACTGGAATGAGGCCGCTGAAAATATGTTTGGTTATTCAAAAGAGGACGCTGCCAGAAAAAAACTGCATGAATTGATTATCCCGGAGCGCCTGCGTGAACATTTCTTAAAAGGGTTCAAACTATTCCGTGAGACAGGAAAAGGCCCGGTTATCGGAAAAGTGGTTGAATTCTCAGCTGTCAGGAAGGACGGGACAGAATTCCCTGTAGAACACTCTATCTCAGCAGTAAAGATAAGAGATAAATGGGCTACAGTTGGGATAATAAGAGACATCACAGAGCGCAAGCAGGCCGAGGAAACGATTACACATATGGCCTATCATGACAATCTTACCGCGCTGCCCAACCGCATGCTTTTCGTTGACCATCTCAATCTGGAACTGGCTCACGCGCGGCGCAACCGCGCGGCCCTGGCCGTTATGTTTCTCGACCTTGACGAGTTCAAGGACATCAACGACACACTGGGCCATACCCTGGGCGACCGTTTGCTAAAGGAGGTTGCCGCCCGTCTGATAAAAATCATGCGTGAAAGCGACACCGTTGCGCGCCTGGGGGGTGATGAATTCACGTTGTTACTGCCGGGAAACAATGATGTGGCCAGCGCGACCCAGGTCGCAGATAAAATCCTCGAAGAGGTCAGACAGCCGATGACGCTCGATAAAAACAATCTCAGTATCACCACCAGCATCGGAATTGCCATCTACCCCGGGGACGGCAAGGACGCTGATACCCTGCTCAAGAACGCTGACGCCGCCATGTACCACGCCAAGGAACGGGGCCGGAACAACTTCCAGTTCTACAATAATCTTTCATAACATTGTGGCCTCGCTAGTCAAGCAACCCGCATGTATTAAAGAAATTCCTTGCTATACGCTCCGCGTGTCGTTTGAAATTGGTTAGATTTTTTCTGGTCTGGTTTTTTATCTCTTCAATTCTTTGTCCGGTCAACTGTCCTTTATAGGTGCCCACCCAGTCGTTTATTATTTGCGTCGTTACCTCGGGATGGAACTGGAGACCGTATGTAATCCTGTCCAACCTGAACGTGAACACCTCATTGGGGTCGTCCCTGGATTCCGCCAGCCTCTCACCACCCGGCGGTATCGAGAACTTGTCGCTGTGACAGAGGAAGACTACGAATTTTTCCGGAAGCCCTTCAAACAGCGGGTCTTTCCTCCCGTCCTCCGTCAGCCATATCTCATACCAGCCTACCTGCTTCACCGCCTCCCTGGTCACCTCGCCGCCGCTGACATAGGAAAGCATCTCCGCGCCGAGGCATATCCCCAGGAGTGGAACTCCTTCCTCCATGGCTTTCTCTAAAAACTTGTGCTCCC of Candidatus Bathyanammoxibius amoris contains these proteins:
- the amrB gene encoding AmmeMemoRadiSam system protein B, yielding MNKLAAILVAVLLALSSPLFAQTAEEETETFGPRVSGFFYPRSVENLQKIIALKLGKVIKQELPGRPIALISPHAGYDFSGEVAAYGFSALEGGDYKRVIILAPSHYGKRFRGVAVLKASRYKTPLGEIEIDKEVCEGLVNNSPKFDSKPLFGYYSGAYMNEHALETQLPFLQEVLGKFKLVPLLVGVLMDDDTKKVADAIKPYFDESTVVIASSDFTHYGRRFDYVPFFKEIEKNLKALDDGAVNEILEKDSGGLVNYRKETGITVCGFMPIGVLLDLLPDDAQGTVLKYDTSGRMEGDFNHSVSYVSIVFTVPTGEKTGKAPELPAQNARVVLAAYSPEGDKGAAGAMAVPAGEHSQTSDFITEEECETLLNIARSTLETYTRQQVLPDIPEEFLTPRLKEKSGVFVTLKKNGQLRGCIGHIQPRMPLWRAVMMNTANSAFKDSRFRRVSEEELKDIDIEISVLSPNRRINSPGEFHVGEEGIIISLGRRQAVFLPQVATEQGWDRNQTFYNLCNKAGLPWNAWWDENMEFYVFTTKIFHEVRH
- the amrA gene encoding AmmeMemoRadiSam system protein A, with the protein product MNDVASEEEEIQKEARVHEKLLGIARQSIEAAVKGEPTPEFTVNEPELHHHHGAFVTVRQRGELRGCLGQFVSDIPLHKLVKEMAVAAITEDPRFKDERIGEKDLGKIDIEVSVISPLKRVSDPTDFQLGRHGLYIKRGDNIGCLLPQVATERGWSKEEFLSYCCLGKAGLGPDAWKETGTEVYVFTAGIINEHS
- a CDS encoding diguanylate cyclase — encoded protein: MGKPLRVLIVEDSEDDFELMVRELKCGDYDPTYERVETPEALNAALDSQTWDIVIADYNLPHFNALDALALLQEKEIDVPFIVISGTVGEDTAVEIIKAGATDYLMKDRMTRFVHSIERGLREVEERRQRKQAEEELKILNESLEQRVAEQTAELAKSEEIFRSISSSAQDAIIMADNEGRISYWNEAAENMFGYSKEDAARKKLHELIIPERLREHFLKGFKLFRETGKGPVIGKVVEFSAVRKDGTEFPVEHSISAVKIRDKWATVGIIRDITERKQAEETITHMAYHDNLTALPNRMLFVDHLNLELAHARRNRAALAVMFLDLDEFKDINDTLGHTLGDRLLKEVAARLIKIMRESDTVARLGGDEFTLLLPGNNDVASATQVADKILEEVRQPMTLDKNNLSITTSIGIAIYPGDGKDADTLLKNADAAMYHAKERGRNNFQFYNNLS
- a CDS encoding type 1 glutamine amidotransferase; the encoded protein is KHVPFDGAGNLGEFMQQNNIPYRELNIFEGEYVENPGDFSAILTMGGTMDVNEEDRYPFLEWEHKFLEKAMEEGVPLLGICLGAEMLSYVSGGEVTREAVKQVGWYEIWLTEDGRKDPLFEGLPEKFVVFLCHSDKFSIPPGGERLAESRDDPNEVFTFRLDRITYGLQFHPEVTTQIINDWVGTYKGQLTGQRIEEIKNQTRKNLTNFKRHAERIARNFFNTCGLLD